A genomic region of Micromonospora sp. NBRC 110009 contains the following coding sequences:
- the argJ gene encoding bifunctional glutamate N-acetyltransferase/amino-acid acetyltransferase ArgJ, giving the protein MTVTTPRGFRAAGVAAGLKASGAGDVALVVNDGPDAGIAGVFTANRIKAAPVLWSQQVVRGGVVRAVVLNSGGANACTGPAGFQDTHATAEHTAATLTAGSARLMVGAGEVAVCSTGLIGERLPMPALLSGVGNAVRRLSRTGGQAAAEAIMTTDTRPKTAVATGSGWTVGGMAKGAGMLAPAMATMLCVLTTDAVAGPETLDAALRAATRVTFDRIDSDGCMSTNDTVLLLASGASGIEPTAAELAAAVTAACHDLAQQLIADAEGATKQIAIEVVGAATEDDAVEVGRSVARNNLVKTALFGNDPNWGRILAAVGTTAAAFEPDGVDVAVNGVWVCRGGAAAEDRAKVDLTGRDVTIRIDLHAGEAAATVWTNDLSHAYVHENSAYST; this is encoded by the coding sequence GTGACCGTCACCACCCCTCGGGGCTTCCGCGCGGCCGGCGTGGCTGCCGGCCTGAAGGCCAGCGGCGCCGGCGACGTCGCCCTGGTCGTCAACGACGGCCCCGACGCCGGGATCGCCGGCGTCTTCACCGCCAACCGGATCAAGGCCGCCCCCGTCCTCTGGTCCCAGCAGGTCGTCCGGGGCGGCGTGGTCCGCGCCGTGGTGCTCAACTCCGGCGGGGCGAACGCCTGCACCGGCCCGGCCGGCTTCCAGGACACCCACGCCACCGCCGAGCACACCGCCGCCACGCTCACCGCCGGCAGCGCCCGGCTGATGGTCGGCGCGGGCGAGGTGGCGGTCTGCTCCACCGGCCTGATCGGCGAGCGGCTTCCCATGCCCGCCCTGCTCTCCGGCGTGGGCAACGCCGTGCGCCGGCTCTCCCGGACGGGCGGGCAGGCGGCCGCCGAGGCGATCATGACCACCGACACCCGGCCCAAGACCGCCGTGGCCACGGGGAGCGGCTGGACGGTCGGCGGCATGGCCAAGGGCGCCGGCATGCTGGCCCCGGCGATGGCCACCATGCTCTGCGTGCTCACCACCGACGCGGTGGCCGGGCCGGAGACCCTGGACGCCGCGCTGCGAGCCGCCACCCGGGTCACCTTCGACCGGATCGACTCCGACGGCTGCATGTCCACCAACGACACCGTGCTGCTGCTGGCCAGCGGGGCGTCCGGCATCGAGCCCACCGCGGCGGAGCTGGCCGCCGCGGTCACCGCCGCCTGCCACGACCTGGCCCAGCAGCTCATCGCCGACGCCGAGGGCGCCACCAAGCAGATCGCCATCGAGGTGGTCGGCGCCGCGACCGAGGACGACGCGGTCGAGGTGGGCCGCTCGGTGGCCCGGAACAACCTGGTCAAGACCGCGCTGTTCGGCAACGACCCCAACTGGGGGCGGATCCTCGCCGCCGTCGGGACCACCGCCGCCGCGTTCGAGCCGGACGGGGTGGACGTCGCGGTCAACGGGGTCTGGGTGTGCCGGGGCGGCGCCGCCGCCGAGGACCGGGCCAAGGTCGACCTCACCGGCCGGGACGTGACCATCCGGATCGACCTGCACGCCGGCGAGGCGGCGGCCACCGTCTGGACCAACGACCTGTCGCACGCGTACGTGCACGAGAACTCGGCGTACTCGACATGA
- the argB gene encoding acetylglutamate kinase — MSLTADLTRAQAKAATLIEALPWLARFSGATVVVKYGGNAMVDPELQRAFAADMVFLRYAGLKPVVVHGGGPQISAMLGRLGIASEFKGGLRVTTPEAMDVVRMVLVGQVGRELVGLINAYGPFAVGLSGEDAGLFTAVRRPAYVDGEPVDVGQVGDVESVDVSAVADLIAAGRIPVISTVAPDADGVLHNLNADTAAAALAVALAARKLVVLTDVPGLYADWPDTASLVSEITTDDLAKLLPSLESGMVPKMEACLRAVRGGVPAAHVVDGRVAHSTLLEVFTSEGFGTMVVAE; from the coding sequence ATGAGCCTCACCGCCGATCTCACCCGGGCCCAGGCCAAGGCCGCGACGCTGATCGAGGCCCTGCCCTGGCTGGCCCGCTTCTCCGGGGCCACCGTCGTGGTCAAGTACGGCGGCAACGCCATGGTCGACCCCGAGCTGCAGCGCGCCTTCGCCGCCGACATGGTCTTCCTCCGGTACGCCGGCCTCAAGCCGGTCGTCGTGCACGGCGGCGGGCCGCAGATCTCCGCCATGCTCGGCCGGCTCGGCATCGCCAGCGAGTTCAAGGGCGGCCTGCGGGTCACCACCCCCGAGGCGATGGACGTGGTCCGGATGGTCCTCGTCGGGCAGGTCGGCCGGGAGCTGGTCGGGCTGATCAACGCCTACGGCCCGTTCGCCGTCGGCCTCTCCGGCGAGGACGCCGGCCTGTTCACCGCCGTGCGCCGGCCGGCGTACGTGGACGGCGAGCCGGTCGACGTCGGGCAGGTCGGCGACGTGGAGTCGGTGGACGTCTCGGCGGTGGCCGACCTGATCGCGGCCGGCCGGATCCCGGTGATCTCCACCGTGGCGCCGGACGCCGACGGGGTGCTGCACAACCTCAACGCCGACACCGCCGCCGCCGCGCTCGCCGTGGCCCTGGCGGCACGCAAGCTGGTCGTCCTCACCGACGTGCCCGGCCTCTACGCCGACTGGCCCGACACCGCCAGCCTGGTCAGCGAGATCACCACCGACGACCTGGCGAAGCTGCTGCCGTCCCTGGAATCCGGGATGGTCCCCAAGATGGAGGCCTGCCTGCGGGCGGTGCGCGGGGGCGTGCCCGCCGCGCACGTCGTCGACGGCCGGGTCGCCCACTCCACGCTCCTCGAAGTGTTCACCTCGGAAGGATTCGGCACGATGGTGGTGGCGGAATGA
- a CDS encoding SCP2 sterol-binding domain-containing protein gives MLRRQVHPLRVMPPDRAAGDAASWPADSPEVVVSATTENFFAELERRGGERLLRKTVGTIRFDLEHEGRTDHWLVTVANGEIRVSREEREADTVIRTDLAFFERMARGEAKPLSAWLRNDITSEGKFRFIVLLERLFPAPPGARHPRTLSRVDRGPA, from the coding sequence GTGCTCCGCCGGCAGGTTCACCCGCTTCGGGTGATGCCACCAGACCGGGCGGCGGGTGACGCTGCCTCTTGGCCCGCCGATTCGCCGGAGGTGGTGGTGTCCGCTACGACCGAGAATTTCTTCGCGGAACTCGAGCGCCGCGGAGGAGAACGCCTGCTGCGGAAGACTGTCGGTACGATCCGCTTCGACCTCGAACACGAGGGCCGGACGGACCACTGGCTCGTCACCGTCGCCAACGGTGAGATCCGGGTCTCGCGGGAGGAACGGGAGGCCGACACGGTCATCCGTACCGACCTCGCCTTTTTCGAGCGGATGGCGCGCGGTGAGGCGAAGCCGTTGTCCGCGTGGTTGCGGAACGACATCACGAGCGAGGGCAAGTTCCGGTTCATCGTGCTGCTGGAGCGACTTTTCCCGGCGCCCCCGGGCGCCCGCCACCCGCGGACCCTGTCCCGCGTCGACCGGGGGCCGGCATGA
- a CDS encoding acetylornithine transaminase encodes MSTLVERWGQSMMDNYGTPPLALVSGSGAVVVDEAGREYVDLLGGIAVNALGHAHPAVVAAVAKQVATLGHVSNLFVAEPPVALAELLLALAGRPGRVFFANSGAEANEAAFKLSRLTGRTHVVATKGGFHGRTMGALALTGQPAKADPFRPLPGDVTHVEYGDTAALAAAVTDATAMVILEPIQGENGVVVPPPGYLAEARRITAAHGALLVLDEVQTGVGRTGHWFAHQAEGVEPDLVTLAKGLGGGLPIGACLAFGRAADLLGPGSHGTTFGGNPVSCAAALAVVATIANEGLLDHVKRIGERLRRGIEALGHPLVAEVRGAGLLLGIVLDAPVAGAVAGALREAGFLVNPVQPGVVRLAPPLILGAEQVDAFLAALPAAFDAASTPTEVTA; translated from the coding sequence ATGAGCACCCTGGTCGAACGCTGGGGCCAGTCCATGATGGACAACTACGGCACCCCGCCGCTCGCGCTCGTCTCCGGCTCCGGCGCCGTCGTGGTCGACGAGGCCGGCCGGGAGTACGTCGACCTGCTCGGCGGCATCGCCGTCAACGCCCTCGGCCACGCCCACCCGGCCGTGGTGGCCGCCGTCGCCAAGCAGGTCGCCACCCTGGGGCACGTCTCCAACCTGTTCGTGGCCGAGCCGCCGGTGGCCCTCGCCGAGCTGCTGCTGGCCCTGGCCGGCCGCCCCGGCCGGGTGTTCTTCGCCAACTCCGGCGCCGAGGCGAACGAGGCGGCGTTCAAGCTCTCCCGGCTCACCGGGCGCACCCACGTCGTCGCCACGAAGGGCGGCTTCCACGGCCGCACCATGGGCGCCCTGGCGCTCACCGGCCAGCCGGCCAAGGCCGACCCGTTCCGCCCCCTCCCCGGCGACGTCACCCACGTCGAGTACGGCGACACCGCCGCCCTCGCGGCGGCCGTCACCGACGCCACCGCCATGGTGATCCTGGAGCCGATCCAGGGCGAGAACGGCGTGGTCGTCCCGCCGCCCGGCTACCTCGCCGAGGCCCGGCGGATCACCGCCGCGCACGGCGCGCTGCTGGTGCTCGACGAGGTGCAGACCGGCGTCGGCCGCACCGGCCACTGGTTCGCCCACCAGGCCGAGGGCGTCGAGCCGGACCTCGTCACCCTGGCCAAGGGGCTCGGCGGCGGCCTGCCCATCGGGGCCTGCCTGGCCTTCGGCCGGGCCGCCGACCTGCTCGGTCCGGGATCGCACGGCACCACGTTCGGGGGAAATCCGGTCAGCTGCGCCGCCGCGCTCGCCGTGGTCGCCACCATCGCCAACGAGGGGCTGCTCGACCACGTCAAGCGGATCGGGGAGCGGCTGCGGCGGGGGATCGAGGCGCTCGGCCACCCGCTCGTCGCCGAGGTACGCGGCGCCGGCCTGCTGCTCGGCATCGTGCTCGACGCGCCGGTCGCCGGCGCGGTGGCCGGAGCGCTGCGGGAGGCGGGCTTCCTGGTCAACCCGGTGCAGCCGGGCGTGGTCCGGCTCGCCCCGCCGCTGATCCTCGGCGCCGAGCAGGTCGACGCGTTCCTCGCCGCCCTGCCCGCCGCCTTCGACGCCGCCAGCACCCCGACGGAGGTCACCGCATGA
- the argC gene encoding N-acetyl-gamma-glutamyl-phosphate reductase — protein sequence MGIRVAVAGASGYAGGELLRLLAGHPEFDLAAATAHSHAGQPVTAVHRNLAGLDLMFAATDPAALADADLVFLALPHGQSAALAAALPGTVKVVDLGADHRLRDADAWARYYGGGHAGAWTYGLPELPGQRAAIAAATRVANTGCYAVATTLALAPLIAAGAVRSTDVVVVAASGTSGAGRAAKAHLLGSEVMGDLSPYKVGAHQHVPEIKQATGATTLSFTPVLAPMPRGILATVTAVPTGDADPREVLAAAYADAPFVHVLPEGAWPHTAATAGANSCHLQAAVDVDSGRVIVVSAIDNLGKGAAGQAVQNANLMFDLPETTGLSVWGIAP from the coding sequence ATGGGTATCCGGGTTGCGGTCGCCGGGGCGAGTGGGTACGCCGGCGGCGAGCTGCTGCGGCTGCTCGCCGGGCACCCCGAGTTCGACCTCGCCGCCGCCACCGCCCACTCCCACGCCGGCCAGCCCGTCACCGCCGTACACCGGAACCTCGCCGGCCTGGACCTGATGTTCGCGGCGACCGACCCGGCCGCCCTGGCCGACGCGGACCTGGTCTTCCTGGCCCTGCCGCACGGCCAGTCGGCGGCCCTCGCCGCGGCCCTCCCCGGCACCGTCAAGGTGGTCGACCTCGGCGCCGACCACCGGCTGCGCGACGCGGACGCCTGGGCCCGCTACTACGGCGGCGGGCACGCCGGCGCCTGGACCTACGGCCTGCCCGAGCTGCCCGGCCAGCGGGCCGCGATCGCCGCGGCCACCCGGGTCGCCAACACCGGCTGCTACGCGGTCGCCACCACCCTGGCGCTCGCCCCGCTGATCGCGGCCGGCGCGGTCCGCTCCACCGACGTGGTGGTGGTCGCCGCCTCCGGCACCTCCGGCGCCGGCCGGGCCGCCAAGGCCCACCTGCTGGGCAGCGAGGTGATGGGCGACCTGTCGCCCTACAAGGTCGGCGCGCACCAGCACGTGCCGGAGATCAAGCAGGCCACCGGGGCGACCACCCTCTCCTTCACCCCGGTGCTCGCGCCCATGCCGCGGGGCATCCTGGCCACCGTCACCGCCGTGCCGACCGGCGACGCCGACCCGCGCGAGGTGCTCGCCGCCGCCTACGCGGACGCGCCCTTCGTGCACGTGCTGCCGGAGGGGGCGTGGCCGCACACCGCGGCCACCGCCGGCGCCAACTCCTGCCACCTCCAGGCCGCCGTCGACGTCGACTCCGGCCGGGTGATCGTGGTCAGCGCCATCGACAACCTGGGCAAGGGCGCGGCCGGCCAGGCCGTGCAGAACGCGAACCTGATGTTCGACCTCCCCGAGACCACCGGCCTCTCCGTTTGGGGGATCGCACCGTGA
- a CDS encoding SCP2 sterol-binding domain-containing protein, with translation MSDPTAEFFAGLGRRGHEPLLEGVTGTIRFDLEHEHGIDRWFVVIREGDLQVSREEREAGSVWRTTRALFDRFASGEQPVYAAWARNALRVEGDIALGYVFLRVLPGPPGAHHPRAFAGEGRPV, from the coding sequence ATGTCCGATCCCACGGCCGAGTTCTTCGCCGGACTTGGTCGTCGCGGGCACGAACCCCTGCTCGAGGGGGTGACCGGGACGATCCGCTTCGACCTCGAACACGAGCACGGAATCGACCGGTGGTTCGTGGTCATCAGAGAGGGCGACCTCCAGGTCTCGCGGGAGGAACGCGAGGCCGGCTCCGTGTGGCGCACCACCCGCGCGCTCTTCGACCGCTTCGCCAGCGGAGAGCAGCCCGTGTACGCGGCGTGGGCCCGCAACGCTCTCCGGGTCGAGGGCGACATCGCCCTGGGCTACGTCTTCCTGCGGGTCCTGCCGGGGCCGCCCGGCGCGCACCACCCGCGCGCGTTCGCCGGTGAGGGGAGACCGGTATGA
- a CDS encoding amylo-alpha-1,6-glucosidase: MTNNLVRQLDGNTFVLSEASGDIDASPTMPTGLFSFDTRFLSKWILRIDGNRLNSLTIDDIQYYETRFFLVPGTPTPFVDTDVSVIRERTIAGSFHERLTVINHEPEPVDVQVRIEVGSDFADLFEIKDVQRKKGTPYARVEDGQLRLGYQREAFRRETVVSTTVPARVDEDGLTYDVRIEPHGQWLTELHVRTLGVDGRDLRESLQGRPGRVRHEMQNDLDRWLADAPRLTCDSATLTRTYRRSLVDLAALRFAPLTGHGRTLPAAGLPWFMAIFGRDSIFTSLQALPFAPVLAATTLQLLALTQGFVLDDFREEEPGKIMHELRYGETTGFLEQPHSPYYGTADATPLFVILLDEYERWTGDVGAVRSYERAARRALHWIDEYADIMGNGYIWYRCRNERVGLENQCWKDSPDAISYRDGRLPAPPRATCELQGYAYDAKLRGARLAREFWGDSAYADRLEREAAELKERFNRDFWVADGEYYALALDRDGRQVDALASNIGHLLWSGIVPEPRAKKIAEHLLGPRLFSGWGVRTLATGQGRYNPIGYHVGTVWPFDNSFIAWGLRRYGFAEEAARIAGGIIDAAEYFDGRLPEAFGGYDRELTRYPVQYPTACSPQAWSTGAPLLLLRTMLGMEPRGEHLVSRPAVPSRMGRIELLHVPGRWGRADAFGRGRLG, encoded by the coding sequence ATGACGAACAACCTCGTCCGGCAACTCGACGGCAACACGTTCGTGCTCAGCGAAGCCAGCGGCGACATCGACGCGTCGCCCACCATGCCCACCGGGCTGTTCTCGTTCGACACCCGCTTCCTGTCGAAATGGATCCTGCGCATCGACGGCAACCGGCTCAACTCCCTCACCATCGATGACATCCAGTACTACGAAACCCGGTTCTTCCTCGTCCCGGGCACTCCGACGCCCTTCGTCGACACCGATGTCTCGGTCATCCGCGAACGCACGATCGCCGGCAGCTTCCACGAACGGCTGACGGTCATCAACCACGAACCGGAACCGGTGGACGTGCAGGTCCGGATCGAGGTCGGCAGCGACTTCGCGGACCTGTTCGAGATCAAGGACGTGCAGCGCAAGAAGGGCACCCCGTACGCCCGGGTCGAGGACGGGCAACTCCGTCTCGGCTACCAGCGGGAGGCGTTCCGCCGGGAGACCGTCGTCTCCACCACCGTCCCGGCCCGGGTCGACGAGGACGGACTGACCTACGACGTGCGAATCGAGCCGCATGGCCAGTGGCTGACCGAACTGCACGTGCGGACCCTGGGCGTGGACGGGCGTGATCTGCGGGAGAGCCTGCAGGGCCGGCCCGGCCGGGTCCGGCACGAGATGCAGAACGATCTCGACCGGTGGCTCGCCGACGCGCCGCGGCTCACCTGCGACTCCGCGACACTGACCAGGACGTACCGGCGTAGCCTGGTCGACCTCGCCGCGCTGCGGTTCGCGCCGCTGACCGGCCACGGACGGACCCTGCCGGCGGCCGGCCTGCCGTGGTTCATGGCCATCTTCGGCCGGGACAGCATCTTCACCAGCCTGCAGGCGCTGCCCTTCGCGCCAGTGCTCGCCGCGACGACGCTGCAACTGCTGGCGCTCACGCAGGGCTTCGTCCTCGACGACTTCCGGGAGGAGGAACCCGGCAAGATCATGCATGAGCTGCGCTACGGGGAGACGACCGGGTTCCTGGAGCAGCCGCACTCGCCCTACTACGGCACGGCGGACGCCACGCCCCTGTTCGTGATCCTGCTCGACGAGTACGAGCGCTGGACCGGTGACGTCGGGGCGGTGCGGTCCTACGAGCGCGCCGCGCGCCGCGCCCTGCACTGGATCGACGAGTACGCCGACATCATGGGCAACGGCTACATCTGGTACCGGTGTCGCAATGAGCGCGTCGGCCTGGAGAACCAGTGCTGGAAGGACTCCCCCGATGCCATCTCCTACCGGGACGGTCGGCTGCCCGCCCCGCCCCGGGCGACCTGTGAGCTGCAGGGCTACGCGTACGACGCCAAGCTGCGCGGGGCGCGCCTGGCGCGTGAGTTCTGGGGTGATTCCGCGTACGCCGACCGGCTGGAACGGGAGGCCGCCGAGCTCAAGGAGCGGTTCAACCGGGACTTCTGGGTGGCGGACGGCGAGTACTACGCGCTCGCCCTCGACCGCGACGGCCGGCAGGTCGACGCCCTCGCCTCGAACATCGGTCACCTGCTCTGGAGCGGCATCGTGCCGGAGCCGCGGGCGAAGAAGATCGCCGAGCACCTGCTCGGCCCGCGACTCTTCTCCGGCTGGGGCGTGCGGACCCTCGCCACCGGGCAGGGCCGGTACAACCCGATCGGGTACCACGTCGGCACCGTCTGGCCCTTCGACAACTCGTTCATCGCCTGGGGACTGCGCCGCTACGGCTTCGCGGAGGAGGCCGCCCGCATCGCCGGGGGGATCATTGACGCGGCCGAGTACTTCGACGGCCGGCTGCCGGAGGCCTTCGGGGGATACGACCGGGAGCTGACCCGGTATCCCGTGCAGTATCCGACCGCGTGCAGCCCGCAGGCCTGGTCGACCGGGGCGCCCCTGCTGCTGCTGCGGACCATGCTCGGCATGGAGCCACGCGGCGAGCACCTGGTGAGCAGACCCGCGGTGCCGAGCAGGATGGGCCGGATCGAACTGCTGCACGTCCCCGGGCGGTGGGGCCGGGCCGACGCCTTTGGTCGCGGACGCCTCGGCTGA
- a CDS encoding amylo-alpha-1,6-glucosidase — translation MTEPVRILDGNIFVLSDDSGDIEADPGTPRGYFSFDTRFLSLWRLTVNGERLNPLAIDDPQYFSVRFFLVPGEPTQYVDAEVSVIRERTLAGSFEERLTILNHREEATDFTVRVDAGSDFSPRGTVREQRASTGRIYQRVEHQCLRLGYQREKLRRETVISTTEPAQVDEGGFTYQVRVGPHGSWTTMLHVHGLVLRPDGEDVREHLHRRRQRTGPEMERDLDRWLAEAPKLTCDWDVVTTTYQRSLVDLAALRFSPLTLPDQVMPSGGLPWAAGLLGRDSIFTSLQSLPFTPSLAVATLRMLGIDQGAVLDDFRDEEPGKILREFRYGERTAFEERPQSPYYGAADLTPLYVILLDEYERWTGDVDLVREFEAETRAALHWIDEYGDIMGNGYVWYQRRNEQSGLENQCWKEGLNSISYRDGRLPGLPRATCELQGYAYDAKIRGARLAREFWHDPAYADRLEREAAELKERFNRDFWVSDGEYYALALDADGNQVDALSSNIGHLLWSGIVPESRAQRIVEHLLGPRLFSGWGVRTLAMGEGRYNPLGYHVGTVWPFDNSFIAWGLHRYGFRAEAGRIAEGIIEVARYFKGRLPEAFGGYGRELTRHPVPYPTANSPSAGSTGASLLLLRVVLGLEPYGDDLVVAPAVPERFGRVELFDVPGRWGRIDAVAPAAREVHHGR, via the coding sequence ATGACGGAACCGGTCCGAATTCTCGACGGCAACATCTTCGTGCTGAGCGACGACAGCGGGGACATCGAAGCCGACCCGGGGACGCCGCGCGGGTACTTCTCCTTCGACACCCGCTTCCTCTCGCTGTGGCGGTTGACGGTCAACGGGGAACGGTTGAACCCGCTGGCCATCGACGACCCGCAGTACTTCAGCGTTCGCTTCTTCCTGGTGCCGGGTGAGCCGACCCAGTACGTGGACGCCGAGGTGTCGGTGATCCGGGAACGGACGTTGGCGGGCAGTTTCGAGGAGCGGCTGACCATCCTCAACCACCGCGAGGAGGCCACGGACTTCACCGTCCGGGTGGACGCGGGCAGCGACTTCTCCCCGCGGGGCACCGTTCGGGAGCAACGAGCGTCGACCGGCCGGATCTACCAGCGGGTCGAACACCAGTGCCTGCGCCTCGGCTACCAGCGGGAGAAGCTCCGGCGCGAGACGGTCATCTCCACCACCGAGCCGGCCCAGGTCGACGAAGGAGGATTCACCTATCAGGTCCGGGTCGGGCCGCACGGATCGTGGACCACGATGCTGCACGTCCACGGGCTGGTGCTGCGCCCGGACGGGGAGGACGTCCGGGAGCACCTGCATCGCCGCCGCCAGCGGACCGGGCCAGAGATGGAACGCGACCTCGACCGGTGGCTCGCGGAGGCGCCGAAGCTGACCTGCGACTGGGACGTGGTGACCACGACGTACCAGCGCAGCCTGGTCGATCTCGCCGCGTTGCGGTTCTCGCCCCTGACGCTCCCCGACCAGGTGATGCCCTCCGGGGGCCTGCCGTGGGCCGCCGGCCTCCTCGGCCGGGACAGCATCTTCACCAGCCTGCAGTCGCTGCCCTTCACCCCGAGCCTGGCCGTCGCGACGTTGCGCATGCTCGGCATCGACCAGGGTGCGGTGTTGGATGACTTCCGCGACGAGGAGCCCGGGAAGATCCTGCGCGAGTTCCGCTACGGCGAGCGGACCGCGTTCGAGGAGCGGCCGCAGTCCCCGTACTACGGCGCGGCCGACCTCACCCCGCTCTACGTGATCCTGCTGGACGAGTACGAGCGCTGGACCGGGGACGTCGACCTGGTGCGGGAGTTCGAGGCGGAGACCCGGGCGGCGCTGCACTGGATCGACGAGTACGGCGACATCATGGGCAACGGCTACGTCTGGTACCAGCGCCGCAATGAGCAGAGCGGACTGGAGAACCAGTGCTGGAAGGAGGGGCTGAACTCGATCTCCTATCGCGACGGCCGGCTGCCCGGGCTGCCCCGAGCCACCTGCGAACTCCAGGGCTACGCGTACGACGCGAAGATCCGCGGCGCGCGGCTGGCCCGCGAGTTCTGGCACGACCCGGCGTACGCCGATCGGCTGGAACGGGAGGCCGCCGAGCTCAAGGAGCGGTTCAACCGGGACTTCTGGGTCTCCGACGGCGAGTACTACGCGCTCGCCCTCGACGCGGACGGCAACCAGGTGGACGCGCTCTCCTCCAACATCGGCCACCTGCTCTGGAGCGGCATCGTGCCGGAGTCCCGCGCGCAGCGGATCGTCGAGCACCTGCTCGGCCCGCGACTCTTCTCCGGCTGGGGGGTGCGCACGTTGGCGATGGGGGAGGGGCGGTACAACCCGCTCGGGTACCACGTCGGCACCGTCTGGCCCTTCGACAACTCCTTCATCGCCTGGGGACTTCATCGGTACGGCTTCCGCGCCGAGGCCGGGCGGATCGCCGAGGGCATCATCGAGGTGGCCCGGTACTTCAAGGGCCGACTGCCGGAGGCCTTCGGCGGTTACGGCCGCGAGTTGACCCGCCACCCCGTTCCCTATCCCACGGCGAACAGCCCATCGGCCGGGTCCACCGGGGCGTCCCTGCTGTTGCTCCGGGTCGTGCTCGGCTTGGAGCCGTACGGGGACGACCTGGTCGTGGCGCCGGCGGTGCCCGAGCGGTTCGGCCGGGTCGAACTGTTCGACGTGCCCGGCCGGTGGGGTCGGATCGACGCCGTCGCTCCCGCGGCGCGGGAGGTACATCACGGTCGTTGA